One genomic window of Solanum dulcamara chromosome 12, daSolDulc1.2, whole genome shotgun sequence includes the following:
- the LOC129876266 gene encoding protein SAWADEE HOMEODOMAIN HOMOLOG 2 isoform X1 → MGRPPSNGGPSFRFNPAEVAEMEAILQAHNITMPAREVLVDLAEKFSSSAERSGKFVVQMKQVWNWFQNRRYAIRAKTAKSPGRYIAHPTPQSDPAAVKAPAKLSASPMPHSDPAAGRIMPQAPQPIPSPQATMRTMPQAPQSLPAPSVAVQSVGRSASDNTQMEFEAKSARDGAWYDVASFLSHRSVENGDPEVLVRFAGFGAEEDEWVNVRLHVRQRSLPCESSECVAVLPGDLILCFQEGKEQALYYDAHVLDAQRRRHDVRGCRCRFLVRYDHDQSEEIVPLRKVCRRPETDYRLLQLNADSVKQQKIGNDPTTGNTTKVYPPADAPQKAQTESRIKLAEQTQKQPAPEYTIKHEPDVAPMLQKPSTDSLTGNTLAETTPKLMEEMREKPVAETAEAPQEEKREMPPAEITNKAPAETPEQPPAETTPKPTAASSSKPAEATEEPPAETTPKLPATSTSKPAEVTQEPPAETTLKPPAASTSKPDEAPEQPPAETTPEPPAASTSNPDEAPKEPPAEPTSAEEPLDDSTSNPAEASEEPPADSTSMPVDAPEEQPKAKEHVDSGAPTASTDQEDNAPV, encoded by the exons GTAGCTGAGATGGAAGCTATATTGCAAGCTCATAATATCACAATGCCGGCTCGTGAAGTTCTTGTAGATCTTGCTGAAAAGTTTAG TTCTTCAGCGGAGAGATCTGGAAAATTTGTGGTTCAAATGAAACAA GTTTGGAACTGGTTCCAGAATAGACGATATGCTATTAGAGCAAAAACAGCTAAGAGTCCTGGTAGATATATTGCCCATCCAACTCCTCAAAGTGATCCAGCTGCAGTAAAAGCTCCTGCAAAATTGAGTGCCTCACCTATGCCTCACAGTGATCCAGCTGCAGGAAGAATTATGCCCCAAGCCCCTCAACCTATACCTTCTCCTCAAG CTACAATGAGAACAATGCCCCAGGCACCTCAATCTCTGCCTGCTCCATCAG TGGCAGTGCAAAGTGTGGGCAGGAGTGCTTCAGATAACACTCAAATGGAGTTCGAAGCTAAATCTGCAAGAGATGGTGCATG GTATGACGTAGCAAGCTTCCTGTCACATAGATCTGTGGAGAATGGTGATCCG GAAGTCTTGGTTCGGTTTGCGGGGTTTGGAGCAGAGGAGGATGAATGGGTAAATGTACGTCTGCACGTAAGACAGCGATCTCTGCCATGTGAATCATCGGAATGTGTTGCAGTTCTCCCTGGCGATCTGATTCTTTGCTTCCAG GAAGGGAAAGAGCAGGCTCTGTACTATGATGCACATGTCCTTGATGCTCAAAGACGCAGACATGATGTGAGAGGTTGCCGTTGTCGGTTTCTGGTTCGTTACGACCATGATCAGTCTGAG GAAATTGTTCCTCTGCGGAAGGTTTGTCGTCGGCCTGAAACTGATTATAGGTTGCTGCAACTAAATGCTGATTCTGTGAAGCAGCAGAAAATAGGTAATGACCCTACAACAGGCAATACTACGAAGGTCTACCCTCCAGCTGATGCACCACAGAAAGCCCAAACCGAATCAAGGATAAAACTAGCTGAACAAACACAAAAGCAGCCTGCACCGGAGTACACCATAAAGCACGAACCCGATGTGGCTCCTATGCTGCAAAAACCTAGTACTGATTCTCTAACAGGAAATACTTTGGCAGAAACAACACCCAAGCTTATGGAAGAAATGAGAGAGAAGCCTGTAGCCGAAACAGCAGAGGCACCTCaggaagaaaaaagagagatgCCTCCGGCAGAAATAACAAACAAAGCACCAGCAGAAACACCAGAGCAGCCTCCTGCTGAAACAACTCCTAAGCCTACGGCTGCTTCTTCATCGAAGCCAGCTGAAGCAACAGAGGAGCCACCTGCTGAAACAACTCCTAAGCTTCCTGCTACTTCTACATCGAAGCCAGCTGAAGTAACACAGGAGCCACCTGCTGAAACAACTCTTAAACCTCCAGCTGCATCAACATCGAAGCCAGATGAAGCACCAGAGCAGCCTCCCGCTGAAACAACTCCTGAACCTCCAGCTGCTTCAACATCAAACCCAGATGAAGCACCAAAGGAGCCTCCTGCTGAACCAACTTCTGCAGAGGAACCTCTGGATGATTCAACATCAAATCCAGCTGAAGCATCAGAGGAGCCTCCTGCTGATTCAACATCAATGCCAGTCGATGCACCAGAGGAGCAGCCCAAGGCAAAGGAGCATGTGGATTCTGGGGCACCCACAGCTTCCACTGATCAGGAGGACAATGCACCTGTATAA
- the LOC129876266 gene encoding protein SAWADEE HOMEODOMAIN HOMOLOG 2 isoform X2 — translation MGRPPSNGGPSFRFNPAEVAEMEAILQAHNITMPAREVLVDLAEKFSSSAERSGKFVVQMKQVWNWFQNRRYAIRAKTAKSPGRYIAHPTPQSDPAAVKAPAKLSASPMPHSDPAAGRIMPQAPQPIPSPQVAVQSVGRSASDNTQMEFEAKSARDGAWYDVASFLSHRSVENGDPEVLVRFAGFGAEEDEWVNVRLHVRQRSLPCESSECVAVLPGDLILCFQEGKEQALYYDAHVLDAQRRRHDVRGCRCRFLVRYDHDQSEEIVPLRKVCRRPETDYRLLQLNADSVKQQKIGNDPTTGNTTKVYPPADAPQKAQTESRIKLAEQTQKQPAPEYTIKHEPDVAPMLQKPSTDSLTGNTLAETTPKLMEEMREKPVAETAEAPQEEKREMPPAEITNKAPAETPEQPPAETTPKPTAASSSKPAEATEEPPAETTPKLPATSTSKPAEVTQEPPAETTLKPPAASTSKPDEAPEQPPAETTPEPPAASTSNPDEAPKEPPAEPTSAEEPLDDSTSNPAEASEEPPADSTSMPVDAPEEQPKAKEHVDSGAPTASTDQEDNAPV, via the exons GTAGCTGAGATGGAAGCTATATTGCAAGCTCATAATATCACAATGCCGGCTCGTGAAGTTCTTGTAGATCTTGCTGAAAAGTTTAG TTCTTCAGCGGAGAGATCTGGAAAATTTGTGGTTCAAATGAAACAA GTTTGGAACTGGTTCCAGAATAGACGATATGCTATTAGAGCAAAAACAGCTAAGAGTCCTGGTAGATATATTGCCCATCCAACTCCTCAAAGTGATCCAGCTGCAGTAAAAGCTCCTGCAAAATTGAGTGCCTCACCTATGCCTCACAGTGATCCAGCTGCAGGAAGAATTATGCCCCAAGCCCCTCAACCTATACCTTCTCCTCAAG TGGCAGTGCAAAGTGTGGGCAGGAGTGCTTCAGATAACACTCAAATGGAGTTCGAAGCTAAATCTGCAAGAGATGGTGCATG GTATGACGTAGCAAGCTTCCTGTCACATAGATCTGTGGAGAATGGTGATCCG GAAGTCTTGGTTCGGTTTGCGGGGTTTGGAGCAGAGGAGGATGAATGGGTAAATGTACGTCTGCACGTAAGACAGCGATCTCTGCCATGTGAATCATCGGAATGTGTTGCAGTTCTCCCTGGCGATCTGATTCTTTGCTTCCAG GAAGGGAAAGAGCAGGCTCTGTACTATGATGCACATGTCCTTGATGCTCAAAGACGCAGACATGATGTGAGAGGTTGCCGTTGTCGGTTTCTGGTTCGTTACGACCATGATCAGTCTGAG GAAATTGTTCCTCTGCGGAAGGTTTGTCGTCGGCCTGAAACTGATTATAGGTTGCTGCAACTAAATGCTGATTCTGTGAAGCAGCAGAAAATAGGTAATGACCCTACAACAGGCAATACTACGAAGGTCTACCCTCCAGCTGATGCACCACAGAAAGCCCAAACCGAATCAAGGATAAAACTAGCTGAACAAACACAAAAGCAGCCTGCACCGGAGTACACCATAAAGCACGAACCCGATGTGGCTCCTATGCTGCAAAAACCTAGTACTGATTCTCTAACAGGAAATACTTTGGCAGAAACAACACCCAAGCTTATGGAAGAAATGAGAGAGAAGCCTGTAGCCGAAACAGCAGAGGCACCTCaggaagaaaaaagagagatgCCTCCGGCAGAAATAACAAACAAAGCACCAGCAGAAACACCAGAGCAGCCTCCTGCTGAAACAACTCCTAAGCCTACGGCTGCTTCTTCATCGAAGCCAGCTGAAGCAACAGAGGAGCCACCTGCTGAAACAACTCCTAAGCTTCCTGCTACTTCTACATCGAAGCCAGCTGAAGTAACACAGGAGCCACCTGCTGAAACAACTCTTAAACCTCCAGCTGCATCAACATCGAAGCCAGATGAAGCACCAGAGCAGCCTCCCGCTGAAACAACTCCTGAACCTCCAGCTGCTTCAACATCAAACCCAGATGAAGCACCAAAGGAGCCTCCTGCTGAACCAACTTCTGCAGAGGAACCTCTGGATGATTCAACATCAAATCCAGCTGAAGCATCAGAGGAGCCTCCTGCTGATTCAACATCAATGCCAGTCGATGCACCAGAGGAGCAGCCCAAGGCAAAGGAGCATGTGGATTCTGGGGCACCCACAGCTTCCACTGATCAGGAGGACAATGCACCTGTATAA
- the LOC129876272 gene encoding uncharacterized protein LOC129876272, with protein MLLTKSFLSSNYFIPLTFPPNPITYLTPFHNFLHKSNATRRLVSITKSHAPPSWLAEAPDETVVSGDETTNAPPEEGPIELPSSITDIFATSGDPSPLQTATSLLLTGAISIFLFRSLRRRAKRAKELKLRSTGAKKTLKEEAVESLKAITPTPIDAKAPPSPVQALLGGLTAGVIALLLYKFTTTIEASLNRQALSDSFSVRQITITIRTIINGICYLATFVFGINSIGLFLYSGQLALNSIMGESASGETKKDSTPARPVDSTEGNKDDGNKTPEDTK; from the exons atgtTGCTAACCAAATCCTTCCTCTCATCCAATTACTTCATCCCTCTCACTTTTCCTCCCAACCCCATCACTTATCTCACTCCATTTCACAATTTCCTTCACAAATCCAACGCCACGCGCCGTCTGGTATCAATCACTAAATCACACGCGCCGCCGTCGTGGCTAGCTGAAGCCCCGGATGAAACGGTTGTTTCCGGCGATGAAACAACCAACGCGCCACCGGAGGAAGGACCCATTGAGCTCCCTTCTTCGATTACGGATATTTTTGCTACTTCCGGTGACCCTTCACCTCTTCAAACCGCCACTAGTCTTCTCCTCACCGGAGCTATATCGATTTTCCTCTTCCGCTCCCTCCGCCGCCGTGCTAAACGTGCCAAAGAACTG AAACTTAGGTCAACAGGAGCGAAGAAAACGTTGAAGGAGGAGGCAGTGGAGAGTTTGAAAGCTATTACACCAACACCGATTGATGCCAAGGCTCCACCTTCACCTGTTCAGGCACTCTTGGGAGGTTTAACAGCGGGGGTTATTGCACTTCTCCTTTACAAGTTCACTACCACCATCGAAGCTTCTCTTAACCGCCAAGCACTTTCAGATAGTTTTTCG GTTCGCCAGATAACAATAACGATTAG AACTATTATAAATGGAATATGCTACCTTGCAACGTTTGTCTTTGGCATCAACTCTATCGGTTTGTTCCTTTATTCTGGCCAGCTAGCCTTGAACTCGATCATGGGAGAATCTGCTAGTGGAGAAACTAAAAAGGATTCAACACCAGCACGTCCTGTAGATAGCACTGAAGGGAACAAAGACGATGGCAATAAAACTCCCGAGGATACAAAATAG